From the genome of Bacteroides sp. MSB163, one region includes:
- a CDS encoding efflux RND transporter permease subunit produces MNLRFFIDRPVFSGVISVVIVLLGMISMFSLPVEQYPDIAPPTINVFATYPGANAETVQKAVITPLEEAINGVEDMTYMTSTASNTGDASINIYFKQGTNADMAAVNVQNRVNGALSQLPAEATKTGVTTEKQQNAELMTFALYSPDDRFDQTFLNNYVKINVEPRLKRISGVGKAQLFGSNYSMRLWLKPDKMAQYGLIPDDISAVLARQNIEAATGSFGANHPTANEYTMKYRGRLSGAEEFGELVIKSLPGGNVLRLKEVADVELGDEYYNYSSEVNGHPAAMMLINQKAGSNASSTIKEIHEVLDDLSRDLPEGTEFVVLTDTNKFLYASIHSVIRTLLEAILLVIVVVYVFLQDIKSTLIPTISIFVSIIGTFAVMSIIGFSINLLTLFALVLAIGTVVDDAIVVVEAVQAKFDEGYQSAVLAADDAMKGVSSAILTSTIIFMAVFFPVAMMGGTSGAFYTQFGITMAVAVGISAVNAFTLSPALCALLLKPYIDEHGNTKNNFAARFRKAFNAVFDRLSRRYVRGVMFIIHRRWLLWSIICVSFGLLVLLVNVTKTGLIPEEDTGTVMVSMNTKPGTSMAQTSKVMERINSRLDSIGEIEYSGAVAGFSFSGSGPSQAMYFVTLKDWDLRKGEGQSVNDVIGKIYVATSDIPDATVFAMSPPMIAGYGMGNGFELYLQDKAGGNIATFKEEADKFVDALSRRPEIGEVYSSFATDYPQYWVDIDAAKCEQSGVSPADVLSTLSGYYTGQYVSDFNRFSKLYHVTMQAPAEYRLNAESLHHMYVRTSDGGMSPLSRFVRLTKTNGPSDLTRFNLFNAISISGSPAKGYSSGQVLEAISETAREVLPANYTYEFGGISREESKTTNNATLIFLLCMVLVYLILCALYESVFIPFAVLLSVPCGLMGSFLFAWLFGLENNIYMQTGLIMIIGLLAKTAILLTEYAGKRRSEGMTLAQAAYSAAKVRLRPILMTVLSMVFGLVPLMLAHGVGANGSRSLATGVIGGMIVGTLALLFLVPSLFIVFQYIQERVKHN; encoded by the coding sequence ATGAACCTGCGATTTTTTATAGACCGTCCGGTGTTTTCGGGCGTTATCTCGGTGGTAATCGTACTGTTGGGCATGATTTCCATGTTTTCCTTGCCGGTGGAACAATACCCCGACATCGCACCTCCGACCATCAACGTATTCGCAACCTATCCGGGCGCAAACGCTGAAACCGTGCAGAAGGCTGTGATAACCCCTCTGGAAGAAGCCATCAACGGAGTGGAAGACATGACCTATATGACTTCCACGGCATCGAATACAGGCGATGCCTCCATCAACATCTATTTCAAACAGGGAACCAACGCGGACATGGCGGCGGTAAACGTGCAGAACCGCGTGAACGGCGCGCTGAGCCAACTACCGGCGGAAGCCACCAAAACCGGTGTCACCACCGAAAAACAGCAGAATGCCGAACTGATGACTTTTGCGCTCTATTCGCCTGATGACCGCTTCGACCAGACCTTCCTGAACAATTACGTGAAAATCAATGTCGAGCCGAGGCTGAAACGTATCAGCGGCGTGGGAAAGGCACAGCTGTTCGGTTCCAACTACAGTATGCGACTTTGGCTGAAACCCGACAAGATGGCGCAATACGGGCTTATCCCCGATGACATATCCGCCGTACTCGCACGGCAGAACATCGAGGCCGCCACCGGCTCCTTTGGTGCCAATCATCCTACCGCCAATGAATACACGATGAAATACCGCGGACGCTTGTCCGGCGCGGAAGAGTTCGGTGAGTTGGTCATCAAGTCACTGCCGGGCGGCAATGTACTTCGGCTGAAAGAGGTTGCCGATGTGGAACTGGGCGATGAATACTACAACTATTCCTCCGAGGTGAACGGGCATCCGGCAGCCATGATGCTCATCAACCAGAAAGCCGGGTCCAACGCTTCAAGCACCATCAAGGAGATTCACGAAGTACTTGACGACCTCAGCCGAGACTTACCCGAAGGAACAGAATTCGTGGTGCTTACCGATACCAACAAGTTCTTGTATGCCTCCATCCACTCGGTCATCCGTACTTTGCTAGAAGCGATACTTCTGGTCATCGTGGTGGTGTATGTGTTCTTGCAGGACATCAAGTCAACGCTTATCCCTACCATATCCATCTTCGTTTCCATCATCGGCACATTCGCCGTGATGTCCATAATCGGTTTTTCCATCAATCTGCTCACCCTGTTCGCGCTTGTGCTTGCAATCGGAACCGTGGTCGATGATGCCATTGTGGTGGTGGAAGCGGTGCAGGCGAAGTTCGATGAGGGCTATCAGTCTGCGGTTCTTGCTGCCGATGATGCGATGAAGGGGGTATCTTCGGCTATCCTGACCTCTACCATCATCTTTATGGCCGTGTTTTTCCCCGTTGCCATGATGGGCGGGACTTCGGGAGCGTTCTACACGCAGTTCGGTATCACGATGGCTGTTGCCGTGGGTATCTCGGCAGTCAATGCCTTCACACTTTCACCGGCACTTTGCGCACTGTTGCTGAAACCCTATATCGACGAGCACGGCAACACCAAGAACAATTTTGCAGCCCGTTTCCGAAAAGCGTTCAATGCTGTCTTCGACCGTCTGAGCCGACGCTATGTACGTGGAGTGATGTTCATTATCCACCGCCGATGGCTGTTGTGGAGCATTATATGCGTCTCTTTCGGGTTGCTGGTGCTGCTGGTCAATGTCACAAAGACGGGACTTATTCCTGAAGAAGACACCGGTACGGTCATGGTGAGCATGAATACGAAACCCGGCACGTCCATGGCTCAGACAAGTAAGGTGATGGAACGTATCAACAGCCGTCTTGATAGCATCGGTGAGATTGAATACAGCGGTGCGGTCGCCGGTTTCTCTTTCAGCGGTTCAGGTCCCTCGCAGGCGATGTATTTCGTTACACTCAAAGACTGGGATCTGCGCAAGGGAGAGGGGCAGTCGGTCAATGACGTCATCGGAAAGATTTATGTCGCCACTTCGGATATTCCCGATGCCACGGTGTTTGCCATGTCGCCTCCGATGATTGCCGGGTACGGCATGGGAAACGGTTTTGAGCTTTATTTGCAAGACAAGGCGGGCGGAAACATCGCCACTTTCAAGGAAGAGGCGGACAAGTTTGTCGACGCCTTGTCGCGGCGACCCGAAATAGGCGAAGTCTATTCCTCCTTTGCCACGGATTATCCGCAATACTGGGTGGATATTGATGCCGCGAAATGCGAACAGTCGGGTGTCTCGCCTGCAGACGTGCTTTCCACCTTGTCGGGCTATTATACCGGACAATATGTTTCCGACTTCAACCGGTTCTCCAAGCTCTACCATGTGACCATGCAGGCTCCGGCGGAATATCGCCTGAATGCGGAATCCCTGCATCACATGTATGTGCGCACCTCCGATGGCGGCATGTCGCCATTAAGCCGGTTCGTGCGCCTGACCAAGACCAACGGTCCGTCAGACCTCACCCGTTTCAACCTGTTCAACGCCATCTCGATTAGCGGGTCTCCGGCTAAGGGCTACAGTTCAGGGCAGGTGCTCGAAGCCATCAGTGAGACGGCACGCGAAGTGCTTCCGGCAAATTACACCTACGAGTTTGGCGGTATCTCGCGTGAGGAAAGCAAGACGACCAACAATGCCACGCTTATATTCCTGCTCTGCATGGTTTTGGTCTATCTGATTCTGTGCGCCTTGTATGAGAGCGTGTTCATCCCATTCGCGGTCCTGTTGTCGGTGCCTTGCGGACTGATGGGCAGTTTCCTGTTCGCGTGGCTCTTCGGTCTGGAGAACAACATCTACATGCAGACCGGACTGATCATGATTATCGGTCTGCTTGCCAAGACCGCCATCCTGCTTACCGAATACGCCGGCAAGCGGCGGTCGGAAGGCATGACGCTGGCACAGGCGGCATACAGTGCGGCAAAAGTCCGTCTGCGCCCCATATTGATGACCGTGTTGTCCATGGTGTTCGGCCTTGTCCCGCTGATGCTGGCTCACGGAGTGGGTGCCAACGGCAGCCGTTCGCTTGCCACGGGTGTAATCGGCGGAATGATTGTCGGTACTTTGGCTCTGTTGTTCCTTGTGCCGTCATTATTTATTGTATTCCAATATATCCAAGAACGTGTTAAACATAATTAA
- a CDS encoding efflux RND transporter periplasmic adaptor subunit, giving the protein MNKQFIITNFAAFALMLFLPTGCRQADGKQDAVQSYRVIKVAASPVEISESYSAAIRGRQDVDIMPQISGRIIRLYVKEGERVKTGQVLAVIDQVPYRAALRTAQANVCAAQAKAETARIELWGKQSLFDEKVISDYELSLARNQLAVARAELEQAKAQESDARNNLSYTEIKSPSNGVVGTLPYRIGALVGPNMAQPFTVVSDNAEMYAYFSISENMLRRYSARYGSIDSMIAGTPEVGLQLNDGSLYKAKGRIETVSGVVDPVTGTVQIKALFPNPDRELLSGSIGNVILQNPKTEAVTIPMTATVELQDKIIAYRLKNGQAEAAYLTVDRLNDGNRFIVKEGLSVGDTIVAEGVGLVREGMSITPKNEPK; this is encoded by the coding sequence ATGAACAAGCAATTCATTATCACGAATTTCGCCGCATTTGCCCTTATGCTATTCCTGCCGACCGGATGCAGGCAGGCGGACGGCAAACAGGATGCGGTGCAGAGTTATCGGGTCATAAAGGTCGCGGCAAGTCCGGTGGAAATCTCCGAGTCCTATTCCGCCGCCATACGCGGACGGCAGGATGTGGACATCATGCCGCAAATATCCGGGCGCATTATCCGGTTGTACGTGAAAGAGGGTGAACGGGTGAAGACCGGTCAAGTATTGGCAGTAATCGACCAAGTGCCCTATCGGGCGGCATTACGCACGGCGCAGGCCAATGTCTGCGCGGCACAGGCAAAAGCGGAAACGGCACGAATCGAGCTGTGGGGCAAGCAGTCGTTGTTTGACGAGAAGGTCATATCCGACTACGAGCTTTCTCTCGCCCGGAACCAACTGGCAGTGGCCCGTGCCGAACTCGAACAGGCAAAGGCACAAGAATCGGATGCACGTAACAATCTCTCCTATACGGAAATCAAAAGCCCAAGCAACGGAGTGGTAGGCACATTGCCCTATCGTATCGGTGCGCTTGTCGGTCCCAATATGGCGCAGCCTTTCACGGTCGTATCCGACAATGCGGAGATGTATGCCTATTTCTCCATTTCGGAGAATATGCTACGGCGATATTCAGCTCGCTATGGTTCAATTGACAGCATGATAGCCGGGACGCCGGAAGTGGGCCTGCAACTCAACGACGGCAGCCTGTACAAGGCGAAAGGACGTATCGAAACCGTAAGCGGCGTGGTGGACCCTGTTACCGGAACGGTACAAATCAAAGCCCTGTTCCCCAATCCCGACCGCGAACTGTTGAGTGGCAGCATCGGCAATGTCATCCTTCAAAACCCGAAAACGGAGGCCGTAACCATCCCCATGACCGCCACCGTGGAACTGCAAGACAAGATTATCGCTTACCGTCTGAAAAACGGACAGGCGGAAGCCGCCTATCTCACGGTAGACCGCCTGAACGACGGCAACCGGTTTATCGTAAAAGAAGGACTCTCGGTCGGTGATACTATTGTCGCCGAAGGCGTGGGACTGGTGAGAGAAGGCATGAGCATAACCCCTAAAAACGAACCGAAATGA
- a CDS encoding GNAT family N-acetyltransferase: MYIETERIIIRNFKQKDAEGLLEYLSHPRVNCFAGDRLCSREAAWAYMQYSPKDMLRYAVSLKKDDFIIGDVFALRENEDTYNVGWHFNKSFEGKGFACEAATGLLDYLFREAGARRIYGFVEDDNIRSQRLCERLGMRREGCFKEFVTFVNNPDGSPKYEDTCVYAILEKEWNTIRQW; this comes from the coding sequence ATATATATCGAAACCGAACGAATTATCATTCGGAATTTCAAACAGAAGGATGCCGAAGGGTTGTTGGAGTATCTTTCCCATCCGCGTGTGAATTGCTTTGCCGGAGACCGCCTTTGTTCCAGAGAGGCGGCATGGGCATATATGCAGTATTCCCCGAAAGACATGCTGCGCTATGCGGTGAGTCTGAAAAAAGATGACTTTATTATCGGTGACGTGTTCGCTTTGCGTGAGAATGAAGATACTTATAATGTGGGGTGGCATTTCAACAAAAGTTTTGAAGGCAAAGGATTCGCTTGTGAAGCGGCTACCGGATTGTTGGATTATCTTTTTCGGGAGGCGGGCGCACGGCGTATCTATGGGTTTGTGGAAGATGACAATATCCGCTCCCAACGCTTATGCGAACGCCTTGGTATGCGCCGCGAAGGATGTTTCAAAGAGTTTGTGACATTCGTAAACAATCCTGACGGCTCCCCCAAATATGAAGATACCTGTGTTTATGCCATTCTCGAAAAAGAGTGGAATACCATCCGTCAGTGGTGA
- a CDS encoding LTA synthase family protein — protein sequence MTVNRQEKNEMGSRMLSVIPIAGIFFKFLLFNAIWCYYTTFTPFSCWESYATAFVATLLVSVPYILTRHIAAGVLVMAVLDIWMVANLMYYRTYFSAIPLSSYMLAGNLADFLPSVTASLRWCDWLFPISTVVTVFLTFRIGCRQKITLRFSRRTYFVLLISSCVLLSINLSVRGGFIAIYRALRSSAHQHASGPPLYTLFSTLYFDYAEELPELTEEQEREIHTWLSGRPPLVPVPDIECRDNCILILAESLESWVLNLTVENQEITPYLNKLLKEPSTLYAPHVLTQVNGGRSIDAQLLMLAGLLPLQTGAYSCRFPFNTYHTLPKAMKELKGARNYLLTVDKTKTWNQGAVARSFGIDTIISYPDFRMTETFGNRKRLGDKAFFAQCREKIEKGEVWHSGENVFIQMVTYSGHSPFKMPESLKTVHFSNRIPEIMADYMTVAHYTDEAIGKFVEYLKTRPEYERTMVVITGDHEGLADHRKELCHTKAGKGIISEDEFTPFIVLNSPVPMHYLKVMGQVDIYPTLLNLLGLEKFRWSGIGQSILDPRKPGIAISPKRKIDGDTLHISADELLRMQQSQVISDRIIRFDKLKDLR from the coding sequence ATGACAGTCAATAGACAAGAAAAGAATGAAATGGGTAGCAGGATGCTGTCCGTTATTCCAATAGCAGGAATATTTTTCAAGTTTCTCCTGTTCAATGCAATATGGTGTTATTACACCACCTTTACACCTTTTTCATGCTGGGAATCGTATGCCACTGCTTTTGTGGCAACCCTTCTGGTGTCTGTCCCTTATATATTGACAAGGCATATTGCGGCAGGCGTACTTGTCATGGCTGTGCTAGATATATGGATGGTTGCCAACCTGATGTATTACCGTACTTACTTTTCAGCCATTCCTCTGTCAAGTTATATGTTGGCGGGAAATCTTGCAGACTTCCTGCCAAGCGTGACCGCCTCATTACGATGGTGCGATTGGTTGTTCCCCATTTCGACTGTTGTCACCGTATTCCTTACATTTCGGATAGGTTGCCGGCAGAAAATCACATTGCGATTTAGCAGACGGACATACTTCGTATTGCTGATTTCTTCATGTGTCCTGTTAAGTATCAATTTATCCGTCCGGGGAGGTTTCATTGCGATATACAGGGCATTGAGGTCATCCGCACATCAACACGCCAGTGGCCCGCCACTCTACACGCTGTTCAGCACACTTTATTTTGATTATGCGGAGGAGTTGCCCGAACTTACAGAAGAACAGGAGCGTGAGATTCATACCTGGCTCTCCGGGAGACCGCCGCTTGTTCCCGTACCGGACATTGAATGCAGGGACAACTGCATCCTTATTTTGGCTGAATCACTGGAAAGTTGGGTGTTGAATCTTACGGTCGAAAATCAGGAAATCACACCTTACCTTAACAAGCTCCTCAAAGAACCGTCTACGCTGTATGCGCCCCATGTGCTTACACAAGTCAACGGAGGGCGTTCCATTGACGCCCAGCTGCTTATGCTTGCCGGTCTGTTGCCATTGCAGACCGGCGCATACAGTTGCCGTTTCCCTTTCAATACATACCACACTTTGCCCAAAGCTATGAAGGAACTGAAAGGCGCACGTAACTATCTTCTCACGGTGGACAAGACAAAGACATGGAACCAAGGAGCAGTGGCACGGAGTTTCGGGATAGACACAATTATCTCTTATCCCGATTTCCGAATGACAGAAACATTCGGAAATCGGAAGCGACTGGGTGATAAGGCATTTTTTGCCCAATGCAGGGAAAAGATTGAAAAAGGAGAAGTTTGGCACTCCGGTGAAAACGTATTTATCCAGATGGTCACTTATTCCGGTCATTCACCGTTCAAGATGCCCGAATCGCTTAAAACCGTTCATTTCTCTAATCGGATTCCCGAAATCATGGCAGACTATATGACAGTGGCGCATTATACAGACGAAGCTATCGGAAAATTCGTGGAATATCTGAAAACCCGTCCCGAATATGAACGTACAATGGTCGTGATAACCGGTGACCACGAGGGCTTGGCAGACCACCGGAAAGAACTGTGCCATACAAAGGCAGGGAAAGGAATAATTTCCGAAGACGAGTTCACACCATTTATAGTATTGAACTCTCCTGTGCCGATGCACTATCTCAAAGTTATGGGACAGGTTGACATATATCCTACTCTTCTGAATTTACTCGGTCTGGAAAAATTCCGATGGAGCGGTATTGGTCAAAGCATTCTTGACCCTCGGAAGCCGGGCATTGCCATCAGTCCGAAAAGAAAAATAGACGGTGACACCTTGCATATATCTGCGGATGAACTTTTACGGATGCAGCAATCTCAAGTAATCTCTGACCGGATAATACGATTCGATAAATTGAAAGATCTACGATAG
- a CDS encoding histidine kinase: MENIQETITGENLHKRQAFLRLVRKSVLFAIPFWALIALYVYDDPFMVLRKYDVFDSDVSLNEQHVGWQIYRNHDDSVHFNSFILGNSCTMAFLCGEWEKYLDSSDRAIRLFGNAESMKAISLKLHALDHEGAEIKNVLMILDRTSLSRFYLLTGSSHILPADISGRNPFAVQLEFIQAFAMPDFLFPYLQYRITGNIEPDMKRMNPYGKIRDSKNNDAFNPREKQIEQEGEVYWEKRKKEFPERNGTATIAEPAIFQRQRVVLDEIMEVLHRHGTSIRILISPDYNQKKLHPDDREILQGIFGKENVYDFSGINEFTEDYHNYYEAGHYRPLLGNKLLERIYKGE, translated from the coding sequence ATGGAAAATATACAGGAAACTATTACTGGCGAAAACCTTCATAAACGACAGGCTTTCCTTCGCCTTGTCCGAAAATCGGTGCTGTTCGCCATACCGTTTTGGGCTTTGATTGCCCTTTATGTTTACGATGATCCTTTCATGGTGCTTCGCAAATACGATGTCTTTGACTCTGACGTCTCGCTCAACGAACAGCATGTAGGTTGGCAGATATACCGGAACCATGATGACAGTGTGCATTTCAATTCTTTCATTTTGGGCAATTCATGTACTATGGCATTTCTGTGTGGAGAATGGGAAAAATATCTTGATTCCAGTGATCGTGCCATCCGGCTCTTCGGTAATGCAGAGAGCATGAAAGCGATAAGTCTCAAACTCCACGCCCTTGACCATGAAGGTGCAGAAATAAAAAACGTGCTGATGATTCTTGACCGGACCTCCCTTTCACGTTTTTACCTCTTGACGGGTTCCAGCCATATACTTCCGGCTGATATATCGGGACGTAATCCGTTTGCCGTACAACTGGAGTTCATACAGGCATTTGCAATGCCTGATTTCTTGTTTCCATACTTGCAATACCGCATAACAGGAAATATAGAACCGGACATGAAGCGGATGAACCCTTATGGAAAGATACGTGATTCGAAGAACAATGATGCGTTCAATCCTCGTGAGAAGCAGATAGAACAGGAAGGTGAGGTGTATTGGGAAAAGCGTAAAAAAGAGTTTCCCGAACGGAATGGCACTGCTACTATAGCTGAACCTGCTATATTCCAAAGGCAACGGGTGGTATTGGATGAAATCATGGAAGTCCTTCACCGTCATGGCACCTCAATACGTATCTTAATCAGTCCGGATTATAACCAGAAAAAACTGCACCCGGATGACAGAGAAATCTTGCAAGGCATTTTCGGAAAAGAAAATGTGTATGATTTCAGCGGCATTAACGAATTTACAGAAGATTACCACAACTATTATGAAGCAGGACATTATCGTCCCTTGTTGGGTAATAAACTATTGGAAAGAATATATAAAGGCGAATGA
- a CDS encoding MBOAT family O-acyltransferase: MSFISLEFVLLFLLCFTLYHFVSDKGRKFVLLAASGVFIGYFNPVFLVTALVVSLFTYGAAILIEQAREKERGSCLIYWGSISCLVLCWIGFRYANRLTGDSGFIFPLGMSFYTFQAIGYLTEVYWEEEKAERRLIDFQLYMFLFMKFLSGPIERSADLLPQVRKLSPASYSMMTYGLKLIVVGLVKKLVLADHIAPYIDGVFSSMHTASGVQLLMACLLYPIELYADFSGYTDMAIGIGMLFGLKLSPNFAHPFAAQTTAEFWRRWHISLSSWVRDYLFLPLSSVTRRWGQWGVAASLMVTFVALGIWHGAGWTFAIYGFLQGLVIVWELRTERIRNKIRNHIGERLFATLSVIRTYFIFAVSLVFFKAQSVSDAFYFLRNISFQTHASWKEINIGMSDHICIVAGAALLLMLLYDFFMSKGDLHLRFEKQPAVLRWTVYYLIVFAVFAYGKFGTENFIYLQF, from the coding sequence ATGTCATTCATTTCCCTTGAATTTGTCCTGCTGTTCCTGCTTTGTTTCACATTATACCATTTTGTCAGTGATAAAGGACGGAAGTTTGTTCTGCTTGCGGCAAGCGGAGTTTTCATCGGATACTTCAATCCCGTATTCCTTGTCACGGCACTGGTTGTAAGCCTTTTTACATACGGCGCAGCGATACTTATTGAGCAAGCCCGTGAGAAAGAAAGAGGTTCCTGTTTGATTTACTGGGGCAGCATATCCTGTCTTGTCCTCTGCTGGATTGGTTTCAGGTATGCCAACCGGCTAACCGGAGACTCAGGTTTTATTTTTCCATTGGGAATGTCGTTCTATACATTTCAGGCCATTGGTTACTTGACGGAAGTCTATTGGGAGGAAGAAAAGGCGGAACGCCGGCTGATAGATTTCCAGCTTTACATGTTTCTGTTTATGAAGTTCCTGTCAGGTCCCATTGAGCGGTCCGCTGATTTGCTTCCGCAAGTCCGAAAACTCTCTCCGGCATCCTATTCCATGATGACTTATGGTTTGAAACTGATTGTGGTAGGATTGGTAAAAAAATTGGTACTTGCCGATCATATAGCACCCTATATTGATGGTGTGTTCAGTTCGATGCACACCGCATCAGGTGTGCAACTGCTTATGGCCTGCCTTCTCTATCCCATCGAACTTTATGCCGATTTTTCCGGCTACACGGATATGGCGATCGGAATAGGAATGTTGTTCGGATTGAAACTGTCACCCAACTTTGCGCATCCCTTTGCTGCGCAAACCACGGCTGAGTTTTGGCGTCGTTGGCACATCTCCCTTTCCTCCTGGGTGCGGGATTATCTTTTTCTCCCCCTGTCATCAGTCACACGTCGTTGGGGACAATGGGGTGTGGCGGCAAGCCTTATGGTAACATTTGTTGCTTTGGGTATATGGCACGGTGCTGGATGGACATTCGCCATCTATGGATTTTTGCAAGGGCTTGTGATTGTATGGGAACTAAGGACAGAAAGAATACGAAACAAGATAAGGAACCATATTGGGGAACGGCTTTTTGCTACGCTTTCAGTCATCCGCACCTACTTCATTTTTGCCGTATCATTGGTGTTCTTCAAGGCACAGTCCGTTTCTGACGCATTCTATTTCCTGCGGAATATCTCTTTTCAGACTCATGCGAGCTGGAAAGAGATCAATATCGGTATGTCCGACCACATCTGCATCGTGGCAGGTGCCGCATTGTTGCTGATGCTGCTTTATGATTTTTTTATGTCCAAAGGCGACTTGCACCTTCGTTTTGAGAAGCAGCCTGCCGTGCTTCGCTGGACAGTGTACTATTTAATAGTGTTTGCCGTGTTCGCTTATGGCAAGTTCGGCACGGAAAACTTCATATATCTGCAATTCTGA
- a CDS encoding acyl carrier protein produces the protein MDTTELLEILNGIFRKVLKRDDITLTESTTAHDVDGWDSLTNMVLITEIENKFGVRFSFREIVKLKNVGDLCHTIKNKAK, from the coding sequence ATGGATACAACAGAATTATTGGAGATACTGAACGGAATATTCAGAAAAGTGTTAAAGAGAGACGACATCACATTGACCGAAAGCACTACTGCCCACGATGTGGACGGATGGGATTCGCTGACCAATATGGTACTAATCACAGAGATAGAGAATAAGTTCGGTGTGCGTTTCTCGTTCCGCGAGATAGTGAAACTGAAAAATGTGGGCGATCTTTGCCATACCATCAAGAATAAAGCCAAATAG
- a CDS encoding amino acid adenylation domain-containing protein has translation MKKNNDADMLAAIVQASNRYAMRPALVLDDRTYTYQELFGLAGSICETLRNLKEDIIGITAENRMETYASILAVLFSGKTYVMLHPDYSAERNCRIARQSGIGLLLYNGENGNILPPDISAGRVCVSSHRQTSHSGVVTYDVNSDVPAYIIFTSGSTGEPKGVPISRRNLNAFYKAYRALGWELDENDRMLQMFELTFDVSVVSFLYPLTLGACVYAVPQKGMKYLNVLDIMERHRLTFAAVAPSILRLSRPYFGEISFPDLRYLIVTAEATDVSLLDEFRPCIPNATVINLYGPTEATIYCTSYVIPAEGAKHHNGMAAIGKPFPDMDYMIVSPSGKQLPVGETGELWIAGPQLMRGYWRAPEKTAGCFVTNPFGKLYYRTGDLCQADADGDIIYCGRKDTQVKIQGFRIELGEIEYHVKAFYRHGRNAVVLPVYATDGSCELHLAVEKEAEDTESLERYMQSHLPPYMVPRRIHFIPCFPQNNSNKIDRNQLLKYITQ, from the coding sequence ATGAAGAAGAATAATGATGCAGATATGCTGGCTGCTATAGTCCAGGCTTCAAATCGTTATGCCATGCGTCCGGCACTGGTTCTTGACGATCGGACTTATACCTATCAGGAATTGTTCGGATTGGCAGGAAGCATTTGTGAAACGCTGAGAAATCTCAAAGAAGACATTATTGGCATCACGGCTGAAAACCGTATGGAAACCTACGCATCCATTTTGGCGGTACTGTTTTCCGGAAAAACATACGTTATGTTGCATCCCGATTATTCGGCAGAACGCAACTGTAGGATAGCCCGGCAATCCGGCATTGGCCTGTTGCTTTACAATGGAGAGAACGGCAATATACTTCCTCCTGACATCAGTGCCGGTCGGGTGTGTGTTTCCTCACACCGGCAAACTTCACATTCCGGCGTGGTGACGTATGACGTTAATTCCGACGTGCCTGCTTACATCATCTTCACGTCAGGAAGTACGGGCGAACCCAAAGGCGTTCCTATATCCCGGAGAAACTTGAATGCTTTCTACAAGGCTTATCGCGCTTTAGGATGGGAGTTGGACGAAAACGATCGTATGCTTCAGATGTTCGAACTGACATTCGATGTCTCCGTCGTGTCGTTTCTTTATCCCCTCACCCTCGGGGCGTGTGTCTATGCTGTTCCGCAGAAAGGAATGAAATACCTGAACGTACTGGACATCATGGAACGCCATCGCCTTACGTTTGCGGCAGTGGCTCCTTCCATACTTCGATTATCACGTCCTTATTTCGGGGAAATCAGTTTCCCGGACTTACGCTATCTCATAGTCACTGCCGAAGCCACTGACGTGAGTCTGCTCGACGAATTTCGCCCTTGCATACCCAATGCCACAGTAATCAACCTCTACGGACCGACCGAAGCCACCATCTACTGTACTTCGTATGTTATCCCGGCTGAAGGAGCCAAACACCATAACGGCATGGCGGCAATCGGGAAGCCTTTTCCGGATATGGACTACATGATTGTATCCCCATCGGGCAAGCAACTTCCTGTCGGAGAGACCGGTGAATTGTGGATTGCCGGACCGCAACTCATGCGCGGATATTGGCGTGCTCCCGAAAAGACGGCCGGATGTTTTGTTACGAATCCCTTTGGAAAACTTTATTACCGTACCGGAGATCTCTGTCAAGCTGATGCTGACGGGGATATTATTTACTGTGGTCGTAAAGACACGCAGGTAAAGATACAAGGTTTCAGAATAGAATTGGGTGAAATTGAATACCACGTTAAAGCGTTTTACAGGCATGGCCGTAACGCTGTAGTATTGCCGGTTTATGCTACGGACGGAAGTTGCGAACTGCACCTTGCCGTAGAAAAGGAGGCGGAGGATACGGAAAGCCTCGAACGGTATATGCAAAGCCATCTGCCGCCTTATATGGTGCCCCGACGCATCCACTTCATCCCTTGTTTTCCACAAAACAACAGCAACAAAATTGACCGGAACCAACTATTAAAGTACATCACTCAATAA